The proteins below are encoded in one region of Alistipes indistinctus YIT 12060:
- a CDS encoding glycosyltransferase produces MQTILTITDWVLFALLGFATAYLFIFALASMRRRRDRFPAARIEHRMAVLIPAYREDRVIDQSVEAILAQQYPRERYEAVVIADHCAPATLERLGQLPIRLLEVEFENSSKAKALNYAVAQLAAAGETFDMAVILDADNTVAPDFLSRLNDGYHSGAQAIQAHRRAKNLHTDTALLDAVSEEINNSIFRKGHVALGVSSALIGSGMAFDYNWFCNNITQVSSAGEDKELEVLLLKQGIFIEYLDDVEVLDEKTAGSRAFYNQRRRWLAAQWYSLKAAVRDLPGAVLEGNLDYCDKLVQWMMPPRVLLLGLIPLAALVITFVDPASSAKWWLLLAALLFALCFAIPDYLVDKPLKRAIRKIPLLMLLMTLNLLRLRGTRDKFFHTEHGSTEKA; encoded by the coding sequence ATGCAAACGATCCTGACCATAACCGACTGGGTGCTCTTCGCACTGCTGGGCTTTGCCACCGCCTACCTTTTCATCTTCGCGCTCGCCTCGATGCGCCGGCGCCGCGACAGGTTTCCCGCGGCCAGAATAGAGCACCGCATGGCCGTGCTGATTCCGGCCTACCGCGAAGACCGCGTAATCGACCAGTCGGTGGAGGCGATACTCGCGCAACAATACCCGCGCGAACGGTATGAAGCGGTCGTGATCGCCGACCACTGCGCACCCGCCACGCTGGAACGGCTCGGACAACTGCCGATCCGCCTGCTGGAGGTCGAATTCGAAAACAGTTCGAAAGCCAAAGCGCTCAATTATGCCGTCGCACAGCTCGCCGCTGCGGGTGAAACCTTCGATATGGCCGTGATTCTCGATGCGGACAACACCGTCGCTCCCGACTTCCTTTCGCGGTTGAACGACGGATACCACAGCGGGGCACAGGCTATTCAGGCACACCGCCGCGCCAAGAACCTGCATACCGATACGGCCCTGCTCGATGCCGTGAGCGAAGAGATCAACAACTCGATCTTCCGCAAAGGGCACGTCGCGCTGGGAGTCTCTTCGGCATTGATCGGTTCCGGCATGGCATTCGACTACAATTGGTTCTGCAACAACATCACGCAAGTCTCGTCGGCCGGCGAAGACAAGGAACTGGAAGTACTGCTGCTCAAGCAGGGCATCTTCATCGAATACCTCGACGACGTGGAGGTACTGGACGAAAAGACCGCCGGGAGCCGCGCGTTCTACAACCAGCGGCGGCGCTGGCTCGCCGCGCAGTGGTACTCGCTGAAGGCCGCCGTCCGCGACCTGCCGGGCGCGGTCCTGGAAGGAAATCTCGACTACTGCGACAAGCTGGTACAGTGGATGATGCCCCCGCGCGTCCTGCTGCTGGGCCTCATACCGCTCGCGGCCCTCGTGATAACGTTCGTCGATCCGGCCTCTTCCGCAAAATGGTGGCTGCTGCTTGCAGCACTGCTCTTCGCGCTCTGTTTCGCAATCCCGGACTACCTCGTGGATAAACCGCTCAAACGGGCGATCCGTAAAATCCCGCTGCTGATGCTGCTCATGACGCTGAACCTGCTCCGGTTGCGCGGCACCCGCGACAAATTTTTCCATACCGAACACGGTTCCACTGAAAAAGCTTAA
- a CDS encoding glycosyltransferase family 2 protein, protein MKPDISVITVNYNGLELTAAMIASLRQYVSTPIETIVVDNGSLRDEAHLLAERFPGIVAIRSERNLGFAGGNNLGLRAARGRYLLLLNNDTEVGDDSLHYLCDALENHPRWGAVSPKIRFADPPRPIQFAGYTPLSKITLRNGLVGFNREDDGSYDTPHETPYAHGAAMMVRRETIEQAGEMPELYFLYYEELDWSERITRSGWDIGYEPRCTVFHKESRTTGRESPLRTYYLTRNRLLFGWRNRRGAARLLTVLYQCGVAAPKNAATALLRGRGDLARATVRGIGAFFTMKNKTD, encoded by the coding sequence ATGAAGCCTGATATATCCGTCATAACCGTCAATTACAACGGCCTGGAACTGACCGCCGCAATGATCGCATCGCTGCGACAGTACGTATCGACGCCCATAGAGACTATCGTCGTCGACAACGGATCGCTGCGCGACGAAGCGCACCTGCTCGCGGAACGCTTTCCCGGTATCGTTGCGATCCGCAGCGAGCGCAACCTGGGTTTTGCCGGAGGCAACAACCTCGGACTGCGTGCCGCACGGGGGCGCTACCTGTTGCTGCTGAACAACGACACGGAAGTCGGGGACGATTCGCTGCACTACCTCTGCGACGCGCTGGAAAACCATCCGCGCTGGGGTGCCGTGTCACCGAAAATCCGCTTCGCCGATCCGCCGCGACCGATCCAGTTCGCCGGCTACACGCCGCTGTCGAAAATCACCCTGCGCAACGGGTTGGTCGGTTTCAACCGGGAAGACGACGGCAGTTACGACACGCCGCACGAAACGCCCTATGCGCACGGCGCCGCGATGATGGTCCGCCGCGAGACGATCGAGCAGGCCGGGGAGATGCCGGAGCTCTATTTCCTTTACTACGAGGAGCTCGACTGGTCGGAGCGGATCACCCGCAGCGGCTGGGACATCGGCTACGAACCCCGCTGTACGGTATTCCACAAAGAGAGCCGCACGACCGGCCGGGAAAGCCCGCTGCGGACCTACTACCTCACCCGCAACCGGTTGCTGTTCGGCTGGCGCAACCGGCGCGGTGCGGCACGCTTGCTGACGGTGCTCTACCAATGCGGCGTAGCGGCGCCGAAAAATGCGGCGACCGCCCTGCTCCGCGGTCGGGGAGACCTCGCCCGCGCAACGGTACGGGGCATCGGCGCTTTTTTTACGATGAAAAACAAAACGGACTAG
- a CDS encoding O-antigen ligase family protein has protein sequence MERHGIISGKGLLPYLGLTLGIGAVALAVIRVGYMAGAALGCLPILLYIILFAIKKPYWAYTWLFIANYFVLGLTRYIPGLPAGIVMDCLIMFNLFTLLIRSCYKHVGWERARNGLTVASLVWLTYCFLELFNPQTVSATAWVALIRGYALYFVAIAILTPIIFYRYKDLKRILFIWSVLTLLAVLKSWIQRNIGFDQAEQYWLFVERGHTTHIIRTGVRYFSFFSDAANFGSSMGLSMVVFGIASLYYKNRWIRLYYIAVAAAACYGMMISGTRSALAVPFAGFTLFIILSKQIKMIAAGAIMLAGVFIFLNYTHIGHSNALIRRARSAFDLNDASFQVRLKNQELMRAYMKDKPFGVGIGLGGGKAKTYAPNAYLSQIPTDSWFVMIWVETGIVGLIVHLGVLFYILGYGCYQVMFRLRDKQLRGLTAGLTAGVFGIAVCSYSNEIFGQFPTGIIMYMSQAFIFLAPRFDRELAEAREKRIEHEHEYLDEA, from the coding sequence ATGGAACGACACGGAATCATATCGGGCAAAGGATTGCTTCCTTACCTCGGACTGACGCTCGGGATCGGGGCGGTGGCCCTGGCCGTTATCCGCGTCGGTTATATGGCGGGCGCCGCGCTGGGCTGTCTGCCGATCCTGCTCTACATCATCCTGTTCGCAATTAAAAAACCTTACTGGGCCTACACCTGGCTTTTTATCGCGAACTACTTCGTCCTGGGACTGACGCGCTACATCCCCGGCCTGCCCGCAGGCATCGTGATGGACTGCCTGATCATGTTCAACCTGTTCACGCTGCTGATCCGTTCGTGTTACAAGCATGTCGGCTGGGAGCGGGCGCGCAACGGGCTGACCGTCGCATCGCTGGTGTGGTTAACCTACTGTTTCCTGGAACTGTTCAATCCGCAAACTGTCTCGGCGACCGCCTGGGTCGCGCTGATCCGGGGCTACGCCCTCTACTTCGTCGCGATCGCCATCCTCACGCCGATCATCTTCTACCGCTACAAAGACCTGAAACGTATCCTATTCATCTGGTCCGTGCTGACGTTGCTGGCCGTGCTCAAAAGCTGGATCCAGCGCAACATCGGTTTCGACCAGGCCGAGCAATACTGGCTTTTTGTCGAACGCGGACATACCACGCACATCATCCGGACCGGAGTGCGCTACTTCTCGTTCTTCAGCGACGCAGCGAACTTCGGCTCGTCAATGGGCCTCTCGATGGTCGTATTCGGCATCGCTTCGCTCTATTACAAAAACCGGTGGATCCGACTCTACTACATTGCCGTAGCCGCCGCGGCCTGCTACGGCATGATGATTTCGGGCACGCGCAGCGCACTGGCCGTACCGTTCGCCGGTTTCACGCTTTTCATCATCCTTTCCAAACAGATCAAAATGATCGCCGCCGGGGCCATCATGCTTGCCGGGGTATTCATCTTCCTGAATTACACGCACATCGGACACAGCAACGCGCTGATCCGCCGCGCACGCAGTGCCTTCGACCTGAACGACGCCTCTTTCCAGGTCCGGTTGAAAAACCAGGAACTGATGCGGGCCTACATGAAGGACAAGCCTTTCGGAGTGGGCATCGGGCTCGGCGGCGGCAAAGCGAAAACTTACGCACCGAACGCCTACCTGTCGCAAATCCCGACCGACTCGTGGTTCGTGATGATATGGGTCGAAACGGGTATCGTCGGGCTGATCGTACACCTGGGGGTGCTTTTCTATATTCTGGGATACGGCTGTTACCAGGTGATGTTCCGGCTGCGGGACAAACAGTTGCGGGGACTGACCGCCGGATTGACCGCCGGCGTATTCGGCATCGCCGTTTGCTCGTACAGCAACGAGATTTTCGGCCAGTTTCCCACCGGCATCATCATGTACATGAGCCAGGCCTTTATCTTCCTCGCTCCGCGCTTCGACCGGGAACTGGCAGAGGCGCGTGAAAAACGGATCGAACACGAACACGAATACCTCGATGAAGCCTGA